Proteins encoded in a region of the Deinococcus hopiensis KR-140 genome:
- a CDS encoding ion transporter — MNRAPWRVKLGNIIYNSDTQAGRNFDLFLTATIFVSVLAVMLDSVSEFRAHYGPQLQLLEWVLTLLFTVEYLLRLITARRASHYAQSFFGVVDLLSILPAYVALFLPGAQYLLIIRVLRLLRLFRILKLVRYLSEASILTQALRASLAKITVFFAVVITLVIIIGTLMYVIEGPQHGYTSIPTSIYWAIVTLTTVGYGDIAPRTALGKGLASLAMILGYCIIAVPTGIVTVGLTQAHASSREQRICLRCGLEGHETDARYCRRCGEALVRGVAAPPSILD, encoded by the coding sequence ATGAATCGAGCACCGTGGCGGGTGAAGCTCGGCAACATCATTTACAACTCAGATACGCAAGCTGGGCGTAACTTCGATCTGTTCCTGACCGCAACTATCTTCGTCAGTGTCCTGGCAGTCATGCTCGATAGCGTTTCGGAGTTTAGGGCGCACTATGGCCCTCAGCTCCAGCTCCTGGAGTGGGTACTGACGTTGCTTTTCACAGTAGAGTATCTTCTACGTCTCATAACAGCCCGGCGGGCCAGTCATTATGCCCAGAGCTTTTTTGGTGTGGTTGATCTGCTGTCAATTCTTCCCGCCTACGTAGCCTTATTCCTTCCGGGTGCTCAATATTTGCTGATCATCCGGGTTCTACGCCTACTTAGGCTTTTCCGTATCCTCAAGCTGGTGCGCTACCTGAGTGAAGCCAGCATTCTAACACAGGCGCTGCGGGCGAGCTTGGCAAAAATTACCGTCTTCTTTGCCGTGGTCATCACGCTCGTCATCATTATTGGAACACTGATGTACGTCATAGAAGGGCCGCAGCACGGTTATACAAGCATTCCAACCAGCATCTACTGGGCGATCGTAACATTGACAACGGTAGGATATGGAGATATAGCGCCCAGGACAGCACTTGGAAAAGGACTCGCTTCTCTCGCAATGATCCTGGGCTATTGCATCATTGCTGTTCCCACAGGCATTGTTACTGTTGGGCTGACACAGGCACACGCCAGCAGTCGAGAACAGCGGATATGCCTGCGCTGCGGCCTGGAAGGGCATGAAACAGATGCCCGCTATTGTCGGCGATGTGGGGAAGCTCTTGTACGTGGGGTGGCAGCCCCTCCCTCTATTCTCGACTGA
- a CDS encoding MHYT domain-containing protein, with product MRGTPMPPVHYDPQLVLLSVAIACLASYATLSVAARVEANGRRLRTPHLLGSALVMGFGIWAMHFIGMLAHRLPVPVGYDTGTVVLSAVVGTLGAALALWMVGVRPLTRTRLLCGGCLLGLGIVIMHYVGMAAMRLPGTITYQPVLVGFSVWIALVAATVALWLAHYFENPDTLLQRRLRLLASLVLGLAIVGMHYTAMAAAHFHVTAHPVPQMGQGAQEQSHLMLARSIAVVTSVLILAALSTLLMERRLAHQLSAVREGERRNEALEARVSERTGELNARHNELNALIDAVPALLWHTDEAGQICRANTAVAAATGLAPDGLLGRSAKDVLPRLDAHETEQQVIRSGEARLGEVVEVALQDAPPRWYRVDKVPFRGVDGRITGVITLAFDVTDLVQVQTELQRSNAELEQFAYIASHDLQAPLRAVTSFAGLLERRYSGQLDERARTYLEHIMASGQHMKRLVDELLSFSRVTTHRRPPKPVPLRQVVDDTLSRLTSDIAAVAGEVTYENLPTVMGDASQLGQLFQNLISNALKYHRAGVAPQVRLRAEQEGKLWHFTVTDNGIGIEKQYFERIFQVFQRLHPREQFEGTGIGLALCLKIVQHHGGRLWVESTPGEGSTFHFTLSASPEDAVLLKARDGARASRSDP from the coding sequence ATGCGAGGCACGCCGATGCCGCCCGTTCACTACGACCCGCAGTTGGTCCTGCTCTCCGTGGCCATCGCTTGTCTGGCGTCGTACGCCACCCTGAGCGTCGCAGCTCGCGTTGAGGCAAACGGGCGGCGTCTGCGCACACCGCACCTGCTCGGCAGCGCGCTGGTGATGGGCTTCGGCATCTGGGCCATGCACTTTATAGGGATGCTCGCGCACAGACTGCCCGTGCCCGTCGGGTATGACACCGGCACGGTCGTGCTTTCGGCCGTGGTCGGTACGCTGGGTGCCGCGCTGGCGCTGTGGATGGTGGGCGTTCGGCCCCTGACGCGGACACGGCTGCTGTGTGGCGGATGCCTGCTCGGGCTGGGTATCGTCATCATGCACTACGTCGGTATGGCCGCGATGCGCCTACCGGGAACCATCACCTACCAGCCGGTGCTCGTCGGTTTCAGCGTATGGATTGCCCTCGTCGCCGCCACGGTCGCGCTGTGGCTCGCCCATTACTTCGAGAACCCAGACACCCTCCTGCAACGGCGTTTGCGCCTCCTGGCCTCGCTGGTGTTGGGGCTGGCGATTGTCGGAATGCATTACACCGCGATGGCGGCCGCACATTTCCACGTCACGGCCCACCCGGTACCGCAGATGGGACAGGGGGCGCAAGAGCAGTCTCACCTGATGCTGGCCCGGAGCATTGCGGTGGTGACGAGCGTCCTGATCCTCGCGGCCCTGTCGACTTTACTGATGGAGCGCCGCCTGGCCCACCAGCTGTCAGCGGTGCGGGAGGGGGAACGGCGAAACGAGGCGCTTGAAGCGCGCGTCTCGGAACGCACGGGGGAACTCAACGCGCGGCACAATGAACTCAACGCCCTGATAGACGCTGTCCCAGCCTTGCTGTGGCATACAGATGAAGCTGGACAGATCTGCCGCGCAAATACGGCCGTCGCTGCGGCCACAGGCCTTGCTCCAGACGGGCTGCTGGGGCGCAGCGCAAAGGATGTTCTTCCCCGGCTTGACGCCCACGAAACCGAGCAGCAGGTGATTCGCAGCGGCGAAGCGCGACTGGGTGAAGTGGTGGAAGTTGCCCTCCAAGACGCCCCACCAAGGTGGTACCGGGTGGACAAGGTACCGTTCCGGGGCGTGGACGGACGGATCACCGGGGTGATCACGCTCGCATTTGACGTGACGGACCTGGTGCAGGTGCAAACGGAACTCCAGCGGAGCAACGCAGAACTTGAGCAGTTCGCCTACATCGCTTCGCACGACCTGCAAGCGCCGCTGCGGGCGGTCACGAGCTTCGCGGGGCTGCTGGAACGCCGGTACAGCGGCCAGCTGGATGAGCGGGCACGAACGTACCTGGAGCACATCATGGCAAGCGGGCAACACATGAAACGCCTCGTCGATGAGCTCCTGAGTTTCAGCCGCGTCACCACCCACAGGCGCCCTCCTAAGCCAGTACCGCTCCGTCAGGTGGTGGACGATACGCTCAGCCGCCTGACGAGCGATATCGCCGCAGTGGCCGGTGAGGTGACTTACGAGAACTTGCCAACCGTTATGGGCGACGCGTCTCAGCTCGGTCAGTTGTTCCAGAACTTGATCAGCAACGCTTTGAAATACCACCGTGCGGGCGTTGCGCCCCAGGTCCGTCTCCGTGCCGAGCAGGAAGGCAAGCTGTGGCACTTCACGGTGACTGACAACGGCATCGGCATTGAAAAACAGTATTTCGAGCGAATCTTCCAGGTGTTTCAGCGGCTGCATCCCCGGGAGCAGTTCGAGGGGACCGGAATTGGCCTGGCACTCTGCCTGAAAATCGTTCAGCATCATGGGGGTCGCCTGTGGGTGGAGAGTACACCTGGGGAGGGCAGCACCTTTCACTTCACGCTGAGCGCCTCTCCGGAAGATGCTGTTCTCCTGAAGGCCAGGGACGGCGCAAGGGCATCAAGATCAGATCCATGA
- a CDS encoding helix-turn-helix domain-containing protein, whose translation MNPTDEQIRTALRAAMAARNVTQAELARRLEVKQPSVAAILSGKRGSIPQSLLDVLEALDLELTAHPRSEAEKSGRK comes from the coding sequence ATGAACCCTACCGATGAACAGATCAGGACGGCGCTGCGGGCCGCTATGGCAGCGCGGAACGTCACCCAGGCAGAGCTGGCCCGGCGGCTGGAAGTCAAACAGCCTTCTGTTGCAGCGATCCTGAGCGGGAAGCGGGGCAGCATTCCCCAGAGTCTCTTGGACGTGCTCGAAGCCCTGGACCTGGAGCTGACAGCCCATCCCCGGAGTGAAGCGGAGAAAAGCGGTAGGAAATGA
- a CDS encoding OsmC family protein has product MNIQVAVQQVSATASQAQARTHQVLVDRPLEKGGEDQGMMGGEYLLVALGGCFMSNLLAAVKARDASIRDVRLDVTGTLAGTPAHFSDIEVAVKAQTEDRELLEKLVVIADRACISSNTLRSAVNLTFRVV; this is encoded by the coding sequence ATGAATATCCAGGTTGCCGTCCAGCAGGTCAGCGCCACCGCCTCACAGGCCCAGGCCCGGACACATCAGGTGCTGGTCGACCGTCCCTTAGAAAAGGGCGGCGAGGACCAGGGCATGATGGGAGGCGAGTACCTGCTCGTTGCCCTCGGGGGATGCTTTATGAGCAACCTTCTGGCTGCAGTCAAGGCGAGGGACGCCAGCATCCGTGATGTACGGCTGGATGTCACCGGCACGCTGGCCGGTACCCCTGCCCACTTCAGCGACATCGAAGTGGCCGTAAAAGCCCAGACAGAGGACCGAGAATTGCTGGAGAAGCTCGTGGTGATCGCGGATAGGGCGTGCATCTCGTCCAATACCCTACGTTCAGCGGTCAATCTGACCTTTCGTGTGGTGTGA
- a CDS encoding DUF1772 domain-containing protein, whose translation MQAWLVILTIVLVGLMVGVEFSVAAFVEPIFGRLPENAAVAARSDGARVLGRVMPFWYIGSVILAVVWASQAWGHPQALTVAMAVTLLLVSVVMSIMLLVPIASRAARWSAESAPGDWQAQVSRWNGFHYVRVGIITAAFVLLVLAGVA comes from the coding sequence ATGCAGGCATGGCTGGTCATCCTCACGATTGTCCTGGTCGGATTGATGGTAGGCGTCGAGTTCTCTGTCGCCGCTTTTGTCGAACCAATCTTTGGTCGGCTCCCGGAAAATGCTGCGGTTGCGGCCCGCAGCGATGGGGCCCGGGTGCTTGGACGGGTGATGCCGTTTTGGTACATCGGATCGGTCATCCTTGCGGTCGTTTGGGCTTCCCAGGCGTGGGGTCACCCGCAGGCGTTGACAGTCGCTATGGCCGTCACGTTGCTGCTGGTCAGCGTCGTGATGTCCATCATGCTCCTCGTTCCCATCGCTTCACGGGCCGCTCGCTGGTCTGCAGAGAGTGCGCCGGGGGATTGGCAGGCGCAGGTCAGTCGCTGGAATGGCTTTCATTATGTCCGCGTGGGCATCATCACTGCCGCGTTCGTTCTTCTGGTTCTGGCTGGCGTGGCTTAG
- a CDS encoding TetR/AcrR family transcriptional regulator, producing MTIQQRKERGRAERQQMIVSAARKLAETEGWDAVTVRKLAEHIEYSQPVLYSHFRSKDEIVGAVALEGFAELTLAIRNAIPAEATGRSAVSALAEAYMAFAERHPAVYDSMFGLSNGLPFADERTPAPMREGFMALLDTLREVAGTVAPGLFTEVAWAALHGLVTLTRAGRLPPEHTPERLRVLVDWMVGNG from the coding sequence ATGACGATCCAGCAACGGAAGGAACGCGGGCGCGCAGAACGCCAACAGATGATCGTCTCGGCAGCCCGGAAGCTCGCCGAGACCGAGGGATGGGACGCGGTGACCGTACGCAAGCTCGCTGAACACATCGAGTACAGCCAGCCGGTGCTCTACAGCCACTTTCGCAGTAAGGACGAGATCGTCGGGGCCGTTGCGCTTGAGGGCTTCGCCGAGCTGACGTTGGCCATCCGCAATGCCATTCCCGCAGAGGCGACCGGACGCAGCGCTGTGTCGGCGCTGGCGGAGGCGTACATGGCCTTTGCCGAGCGACATCCTGCGGTTTACGACAGCATGTTTGGTCTGAGCAACGGGCTGCCGTTTGCCGATGAACGCACGCCGGCACCCATGCGCGAGGGGTTCATGGCCCTGCTGGACACCCTGCGTGAGGTCGCTGGTACGGTTGCGCCAGGCTTGTTCACCGAGGTTGCGTGGGCGGCGCTGCACGGCCTGGTCACCTTGACCCGCGCTGGCCGTTTGCCCCCTGAACACACCCCAGAGCGGCTCAGGGTGCTCGTGGATTGGATGGTCGGGAACGGATGA
- a CDS encoding alpha/beta hydrolase has protein sequence MSSRMKPNPDEVCEDEAARPPTLSCSSTRSPQLLTDGKGGVANVPAAQPTDHLDQRYAHRERHHPLPNGGPQHPPVIALHVLMGSGACWAPLARVLEDEYTVLMPEARGHGRSSASTHGYLYPDHANDVLGLIGALKLTRPVLLGHFMGGMTAALTRIFKAPYWSTRRASVPSGNAKVYGSDVAEQHRHALNLDKSELAAQAKRRRPSRSTEVSERLVEAGLQTRMQAFEVLAPLNPEYRELIQSVRVPILLILGSSGTVTLNQAQELQTLDRGPRYEGIPTLATVCHTICPSRLREPSRPSSGPSQHSNLP, from the coding sequence ATGTCATCACGGATGAAGCCCAATCCCGACGAGGTGTGCGAAGATGAAGCGGCCCGCCCTCCAACGCTGTCCTGCTCGTCGACGAGGTCGCCACAACTGCTGACTGACGGCAAAGGAGGAGTCGCGAATGTCCCAGCAGCGCAACCCACCGACCACCTCGACCAGCGGTACGCGCACCGCGAACGACATCATCCATTACCAAACGGCGGGCCACAGCACCCCCCGGTCATCGCCCTGCACGTCTTGATGGGCAGCGGCGCGTGCTGGGCACCCCTGGCGCGCGTTCTTGAAGACGAGTACACCGTGCTCATGCCCGAAGCGAGAGGGCACGGAAGATCAAGCGCTTCAACACACGGATACCTGTACCCGGACCACGCCAATGACGTTCTCGGCCTCATCGGTGCCCTGAAGCTGACGCGTCCAGTCCTTCTCGGCCATTTCATGGGCGGCATGACGGCCGCCCTGACGCGGATCTTCAAGGCGCCGTATTGGTCGACCCGACGTGCATCAGTTCCGAGCGGCAACGCGAAAGTCTACGGGAGTGACGTGGCTGAGCAGCATCGTCACGCGCTGAACTTGGACAAGAGCGAACTGGCCGCGCAGGCGAAGCGTAGGCGTCCATCCCGTTCGACCGAGGTGAGTGAGCGCCTCGTTGAAGCGGGGCTTCAGACACGCATGCAGGCCTTTGAAGTACTCGCCCCTCTCAACCCCGAATACCGCGAACTCATCCAGAGCGTTCGCGTTCCCATCCTCTTGATTTTGGGAAGTTCAGGCACCGTCACTCTGAATCAGGCCCAGGAACTCCAGACCCTCGATCGGGGTCCGCGCTATGAGGGTATCCCGACGTTGGCCACGGTCTGCCATACGATATGCCCGAGCAGGTTGCGCGAGCCGTCAAGGCCTTCTTCCGGTCCCTCCCAGCACAGTAATCTGCCGTAA
- a CDS encoding GNAT family N-acetyltransferase, translating to MLSDGAHTLRPLAEADIPDLIALASRNVHEYIHMGVAPTAEVTYLHPLRAADQMPFVQLLNGELAGCTRYLEIRPVRRSLEIGGTWLAPQFMRTGANRTFKRLLLAHAFEVMGTSRVKFKTDIRNLRSQVAIAALGAVREGVLRKDRYRLDGTARDTVVYSITDDEWPSVKARLPHTSQVER from the coding sequence ATGCTGTCGGACGGTGCCCACACCCTCCGTCCTCTCGCAGAGGCGGATATTCCCGACCTCATCGCGCTCGCATCACGCAACGTTCACGAATACATCCATATGGGAGTCGCACCAACAGCCGAAGTGACCTACCTCCACCCGTTGCGTGCTGCGGATCAGATGCCATTTGTGCAGCTCCTGAACGGTGAGTTGGCAGGCTGTACGCGCTATCTGGAAATCCGTCCTGTTCGGCGCAGCCTGGAAATTGGTGGCACCTGGCTCGCTCCGCAGTTTATGCGGACGGGTGCAAACCGAACCTTCAAACGTCTGTTGTTGGCCCACGCCTTTGAGGTGATGGGCACGTCTCGAGTGAAGTTCAAAACCGATATCCGCAATCTCCGTTCACAGGTGGCCATTGCTGCGCTGGGTGCCGTACGAGAAGGGGTATTGAGAAAGGACCGGTATCGGCTTGATGGGACAGCGCGAGACACAGTCGTGTATAGCATCACCGACGATGAATGGCCGTCAGTGAAGGCCCGTCTGCCGCACACCTCCCAGGTTGAACGCTGA
- a CDS encoding phosphatase PAP2 family protein, whose protein sequence is MTDGIQASLHTLAVHQPVAASLARFCASLLLFVLLGLLAVAAWLMRRQLTWKYAARVVVSLTVATVLTLLTNHLVLDPRPFVVEHYSPLAHASADNGFPSDHTLVAALFVGWAGWLNRRWSLAFALGLAAIILGRLAIGAHHSLDVLGSLVFAALGIFTASKWPFPPSWQHRPLLPFLT, encoded by the coding sequence ATGACTGACGGGATTCAAGCCTCACTCCATACCCTGGCGGTTCATCAACCGGTCGCCGCTTCTCTGGCCCGTTTCTGTGCCAGCCTCCTCCTCTTCGTATTGCTCGGCCTCCTCGCAGTTGCAGCGTGGCTTATGCGCCGGCAGCTCACTTGGAAATACGCCGCCCGCGTCGTGGTTTCCCTGACAGTGGCAACGGTCTTAACCCTTCTGACCAACCATTTGGTACTCGACCCACGCCCCTTTGTGGTGGAGCATTATTCGCCCCTGGCGCATGCATCGGCTGACAACGGTTTCCCCAGTGATCACACGCTCGTAGCGGCCCTTTTTGTAGGCTGGGCAGGATGGTTGAATCGGCGCTGGAGCCTCGCCTTTGCCCTGGGTCTGGCCGCAATCATATTGGGGCGCTTGGCCATTGGAGCTCACCACTCTTTAGACGTCCTGGGCAGCTTGGTCTTTGCTGCTCTGGGGATCTTTACCGCCTCAAAATGGCCATTCCCTCCGTCATGGCAACACCGTCCACTCCTTCCCTTCCTGACCTAA
- a CDS encoding transposase translates to MAQGSLSKQIHDVGWALLTSKAEWAGERVVAVGPRYMPCCACGHTGRGNRRGQANFRCLSCGHAGNADVNAAKDILAQGLRFVAGRTSLKDACHAKPRHEGRSPSFSWPCPPAWS, encoded by the coding sequence ATGGCCCAGGGCAGCCTGAGCAAGCAGATCCACGACGTGGGTTGGGCACTCCTCACTTCCAAGGCAGAATGGGCCGGGGAACGAGTTGTCGCCGTAGGTCCGAGGTACATGCCGTGCTGCGCGTGCGGCCACACCGGGCGGGGAAACCGGAGGGGGCAGGCGAACTTCAGATGTCTGAGTTGCGGGCACGCCGGGAATGCGGATGTGAACGCGGCGAAGGACATCCTGGCGCAGGGACTGCGCTTCGTGGCAGGGCGTACTTCACTAAAAGACGCGTGCCACGCTAAGCCCCGACATGAAGGTCGTTCACCTTCCTTCTCCTGGCCTTGTCCGCCGGCATGGTCTTGA
- a CDS encoding glycoside hydrolase family 10 protein, whose amino-acid sequence MPPESKPEARPVPGPLEPGPAIRGLWVDAFGPGFKTPVEVDQLIRDAQAMNINTLFVQAVKRGDCYCGGSLLPRTEDPAVPADFDPLADVLEKAHAQHIKVHAWVIPTAVASRAVQYPVTNPEHIANAHGEGSESDWLTRSASGVIWAGNDQQLDLGNPDALRYIVEGVRSLAAAYPVDGIQLDRVRYPDPLGKVQDWGYNPGALAAYQAESGTTDTPDPEDAAWMAWRRGRVDALVHQVSEAVRAARPGTTMSVAAITYGAGPKNREDFTHTRTYAEVFQDWPAWLSGGDTDLVVMMNYKREARVDQARAFDVWNRFAQLVKGDGQVAAGTALYLNTAAENLAQARRVVEQGLDGWVGYSYRTPELGVEDGSKDGGKAYRELSNLLVGEPGQSSPDGR is encoded by the coding sequence GTGCCGCCGGAGAGCAAGCCTGAAGCCAGGCCAGTTCCCGGCCCCCTGGAGCCGGGTCCGGCGATCCGCGGCCTGTGGGTCGATGCATTTGGGCCTGGCTTCAAGACGCCAGTTGAGGTGGACCAGTTGATTCGCGACGCCCAGGCGATGAACATCAACACGCTGTTCGTGCAGGCTGTGAAGCGTGGTGACTGCTACTGCGGTGGCAGCCTGCTGCCCCGCACGGAAGATCCGGCGGTCCCGGCCGACTTTGATCCTCTGGCGGACGTGCTGGAAAAAGCGCACGCGCAGCACATCAAGGTTCACGCCTGGGTGATTCCCACCGCCGTGGCCAGCCGCGCCGTCCAGTACCCCGTGACCAATCCCGAGCACATTGCCAACGCGCACGGGGAAGGCTCGGAAAGTGACTGGCTGACGCGCAGCGCTTCCGGCGTGATCTGGGCTGGCAATGACCAGCAGTTGGATCTGGGCAACCCCGATGCGCTGCGCTACATCGTGGAGGGCGTGCGCAGCCTCGCGGCCGCCTACCCGGTCGATGGGATTCAGCTTGACCGCGTTCGGTACCCGGATCCCCTCGGGAAGGTGCAGGACTGGGGGTACAACCCGGGGGCCCTCGCCGCGTACCAGGCGGAGAGCGGCACGACCGACACCCCGGACCCTGAAGACGCGGCATGGATGGCCTGGCGCCGAGGACGCGTCGACGCGTTGGTTCATCAGGTCTCCGAGGCGGTCCGCGCAGCCCGTCCCGGAACGACGATGAGCGTCGCCGCCATCACCTACGGTGCGGGACCGAAAAACCGTGAGGACTTTACCCACACCCGCACGTACGCCGAGGTCTTCCAGGACTGGCCAGCGTGGCTGTCGGGCGGAGATACCGATCTGGTCGTGATGATGAATTACAAGCGGGAGGCGCGCGTGGATCAGGCGCGCGCATTCGACGTGTGGAACCGGTTTGCCCAGTTGGTCAAAGGTGATGGTCAGGTGGCGGCGGGTACGGCACTGTATCTGAACACCGCCGCCGAGAACCTCGCGCAGGCCAGGCGCGTCGTCGAGCAGGGCCTTGACGGGTGGGTGGGGTACTCGTACCGCACGCCTGAGCTCGGCGTCGAGGACGGAAGCAAGGACGGCGGCAAGGCGTACCGTGAGTTGAGCAACCTGCTGGTGGGGGAGCCGGGCCAAAGCAGCCCAGACGGGCGCTGA
- a CDS encoding sigma-70 family RNA polymerase sigma factor: MPEPTSVVEVPAPLEEPRPEDLLEEEDAFLKEDQEEDALLDESQEDQEAEPDGDAPVLLELTDVPLAVSMDPMRQYLQEIGRVALLTHTEEIELARRMEAGEEARQRLEVEAELGDREKRTLVRIVEDGQAAKQQLVEANLRLVVSIAKKYSNRGMGLLDLIQEGNAGLIRGAEKFEYRKGFKFSTYATWWIRQSVSRALADQSRNIRLPVHVTETLNKLSRTSRSLGQELGRDASPEEVAEAMGPGWDAERVKEMRRVTQDTMSLASPVGEEGDSVYGDFIPDETRESPLEQVTSVLLGEEIERVLGMLDPREAQVLRLRKGLVDGREHTLEEVGQHFGVTRERIRQIENKALRKLKYNQSRRSSLREYLED; the protein is encoded by the coding sequence GTGCCCGAGCCCACCTCGGTGGTGGAGGTGCCCGCCCCTCTGGAAGAACCAAGGCCTGAAGACCTGCTCGAAGAGGAGGACGCGTTCCTCAAAGAAGACCAGGAAGAGGACGCGCTACTGGACGAAAGCCAGGAGGACCAGGAGGCTGAACCGGACGGGGACGCTCCAGTCCTGCTGGAACTGACGGACGTGCCGCTGGCGGTCAGCATGGACCCAATGCGGCAGTACCTGCAGGAGATCGGCCGCGTTGCTCTCCTCACGCATACGGAGGAAATCGAGCTGGCCCGGCGCATGGAAGCGGGCGAGGAAGCCCGCCAGCGGCTGGAAGTCGAGGCGGAGCTGGGAGACCGGGAGAAGCGCACGCTGGTCCGAATCGTGGAGGATGGTCAGGCGGCCAAGCAGCAGTTGGTGGAGGCGAACCTCCGCCTGGTGGTGAGCATCGCGAAGAAGTACAGCAACCGCGGGATGGGCCTGCTCGACCTGATCCAGGAGGGGAACGCCGGGCTGATCCGGGGAGCGGAGAAGTTCGAGTACCGCAAGGGCTTTAAGTTCTCGACGTACGCGACGTGGTGGATTCGGCAGTCGGTGAGCCGGGCACTCGCGGACCAGTCCCGCAACATTCGTCTCCCGGTGCATGTGACCGAGACGTTGAACAAACTCTCGCGGACGTCCCGGAGCCTGGGCCAGGAGCTGGGGCGGGACGCCAGTCCGGAGGAGGTTGCGGAAGCGATGGGACCTGGATGGGACGCGGAGCGGGTCAAAGAGATGCGGCGGGTGACGCAAGACACCATGAGTCTGGCCTCCCCGGTGGGTGAGGAGGGGGACAGCGTGTACGGGGATTTCATACCCGATGAGACGCGGGAGTCGCCCCTGGAGCAGGTGACGAGCGTGCTGCTGGGCGAGGAGATTGAGCGGGTGCTGGGGATGCTCGACCCCCGGGAGGCGCAGGTGTTGCGGTTGCGCAAGGGGCTGGTGGATGGTCGGGAGCACACGCTGGAGGAGGTGGGGCAGCACTTTGGGGTCACGCGCGAGCGGATTCGGCAGATTGAGAACAAGGCGCTGCGGAAACTGAAGTACAACCAGAGTCGCCGGAGTTCATTGCGGGAGTATCTGGAGGACTGA
- a CDS encoding transposase: MLVSTPWKESGRPRRDARQIFNGSVWLAWTGGQWSQLPRRHGPASTVHQRLCAWGERERFRAVWAIIPEEDDQALGTDRERGKPPTGRKRAPNCLVRPHTVTRRRRALREPGRSRRAALRDLPVLRRTAGRITCRGLGAHPLGRRTAVTPPPGALLHPRWGQQARAPLFYRHGVSFMSELRL, from the coding sequence GTGCTGGTCAGCACACCCTGGAAAGAGAGCGGGCGTCCCAGGCGGGACGCCCGCCAGATCTTCAACGGTTCCGTTTGGCTGGCCTGGACCGGGGGCCAGTGGAGCCAACTCCCCCGGCGACACGGCCCAGCATCCACAGTCCACCAGCGCTTGTGTGCCTGGGGAGAACGCGAACGCTTCCGCGCGGTGTGGGCGATCATCCCCGAAGAGGACGACCAGGCGTTGGGCACCGATCGGGAAAGGGGCAAGCCGCCGACCGGGAGGAAACGGGCTCCCAATTGTCTGGTCCGCCCCCACACGGTCACCCGGCGGAGGAGGGCCCTTCGGGAACCCGGTAGATCTCGGAGGGCTGCCCTCCGAGATCTACCGGTCCTGCGCCGGACGGCGGGCCGCATCACCTGCCGTGGCTTAGGGGCACATCCACTGGGCCGGAGGACGGCAGTTACGCCACCGCCAGGCGCCCTTCTTCACCCCCGTTGGGGGCAGCAGGCACGGGCCCCACTTTTTTATAGACATGGCGTAAGCTTTATGTCAGAGCTTCGGCTCTAA